Proteins found in one Malassezia vespertilionis chromosome 5, complete sequence genomic segment:
- a CDS encoding uncharacterized protein (SECRETED:SignalP(1-18)) — protein MNFCILFLAALAVAICQAAPASNTKHTYNCTVYSKHNLKWHSYENGDYGFLSVSNRKDDQGRPILTKIDKNGSPANPVKFVRTVCDPPEGTKGYMGIGKGAKPNGATYGHLALESDQSKCVTATGLEKKGINFVLDKCHKQNSAVQLKQFFGESVNGITLGFMGQKYAMQDKNYEMHFSDDSASTVEIDFIGSKQPNSTIYFYWEKFPDQ, from the coding sequence ATGAATTTTTGCATCTTGTTTCTTGCAGCACTCGCAGTTGCCATCTGTCAGGCAGCTCCCGCATCCAACACCAAGCACACGTACAACTGCACCGTGTACAGCAAGCACAATCTCAAGTGGCACTCGTACGAAAACGGCGACTATGGCTTCTTGTCCGTCTCGAATCGCAAAGATGACCAGGGTCGCCCAATTCTGACCAAGATCGACAAGAACGGGAGTCCTGCCAATCCAGTCAAgtttgtgcgcaccgtcTGCGATCCACCGGAGGGTACAAAGGGATACATGGGCATTGGGAAAGGTGCTAAGCCCAACGGTGCTACCTACGGTCATCTCGCACTGGAAAGCGACCAGTCTAAGTGTGTCACAGCTACTGGCCTCGAGAAGAAGGGAATCAACTTTGTGCTGGACAAGTGCCACAAGCAGAATTCTGCCGTTCAGCTCAAGCAGTTCTTTGGCGAGTCGGTGAATGGAATCACACTTGGCTTCATGGGGCAAAAGTACGCCATGCAGGACAAGAACTATGAGATGCACTTTTCCGATGATTCGGCCAGCACGGTCGAAATCGACTTTATTGGCTCCAAGCAGCCAAACAGTACCATTTACTTTTACTGGGAAAAGTTCCCCGACCAGTAG
- a CDS encoding uncharacterized protein (SECRETED:SignalP(1-24)) has translation MKFGLLSFAALAVAICQAAPASNAKHTYNCTAYSTHDLKWHSLDNDDFGYLSISNLKDDQGRPILTTLEKDGSPAKPVKFVRTICDPPEGTKGYMGIGKGSKSNGVSFGHIALESDQSKCVTATGLEKKGINFVLDKCHKQNSAVQLKQFFGEAVNGITLNFMGHKYGSQDKNYELHIGKGKGNPIEADFVGSKQSNSSVFFYWLKFPNQ, from the coding sequence ATGAAATTCGGCCTTTTGTCTTTTGCAGCACTCGCAGTCGCCATCTGCCAGGCAGCTCCCGCATCTAACGCCAAGCACACGTACAACTGCACTGCGTACAGCACGCACGATCTCAAGTGGCACTCGCTCGATAATGACGACTTTGGCTACTTGTCTATATCGAACCTCAAAGATGATCAAGGTCGCCCAATTTTGACCACACTCGAGAAGGACGGTTCCCCTGCAAAGCCGGTCAagtttgtgcgcacgatCTGCGATCCGCCGGAGGGCACAAAGGGATACATGGGCATTGGAAAGGGCTCCAAGTCCAATGGTGTTAGCTTTGGCCATATTGCACTTGAAAGTGACCAGTCTAAGTGTGTCACAGCTACTGGCCTCGAGAAGAAGGGAATCAACTTTGTGCTGGACAAGTGCCACAAGCAGAATTCTGCCGTTCAGCTCAAGCAGTTCTTTGGCGAAGCGGTGAATGGAATTACGCTCAACTTTATGGGACACAAGTATGGCTCACAAGACAAGAACTACGAGTTGCACATTGGGAAAGGCAAAGGTAACCCGATTGAGGCCGACTTTGTCGGTTCCAAGCAATCGAACAGCTCCGTCTTTTTCTACTGGCTCAAGTTCCCCAACCAGTAA